Proteins encoded together in one Ipomoea triloba cultivar NCNSP0323 chromosome 4, ASM357664v1 window:
- the LOC116016974 gene encoding vacuolar iron transporter 1, with protein sequence MAAAQEVEISLLNQHKEKHFTAGEIIRDIIIGVSDGLTVPFALAAGLSGANASSSIILTAGIAEVTAGAISMGLGGYLAAKSEADHYARELKREHEEILTVPDTEAAEVAEILSQYGLQAHECNPIVNALRKNPQAWIDFMMKFELGLEKPEPGRALKSAFTIAVAYILGGLVPLIPYMFIPVASQAVLASVAITLVALFIFGYGKGHFTGSKPFRSAFQTALIGAIASAAAFGLAKAVQG encoded by the exons atggcgGCGGCGCAAGAAGTTGAGATCTCTTTGTTGAATCAACATAAAGAGAAACATTTCACCGCCGGCGAGATCATCAGAGACATCATCATTGGCGTCTCCGATGGCCTAACCGTCCCGTTTGCCCTCGCCGCCGGCCTCTCCGGCGCTAATGCCTCCTCCTCCATCATTCTCACCGCCGGTATCGCTGAGGTTACTGCAGGCGCCATTTCCATGGGACTCGGAGG TTATTTGGCTGCTAAGAGTGAGGCTGATCACTACGCGAGAGAACTGAAGAGGGAGCATGAAGAGATCTTAACTGTACCTGATACAG AAGCTGCAGAGGTTGCGGAGATACTATCACAATATGGGCTTCAGGCACATGAATGTAATCCAATTGTGAATGCCCTGAGAAAGAACCCCCAAGCGTGGATTGATTTTATGATGAA GTTTGAGTTGGGCTTAGAAAAGCCAGAACCAGGGAGGGCGTTGAAAAGTGCATTTACCATTGCAGTTGCTTATATATTAGGAGGTTTGGTTCCCCTAATTCCATACATGTTCATTCCGGTTGCATCTCAGGCCGTTCTTGCCTCTGTAGCCATAACTCTAGTGGCTTTATTCATCTTTGGTTATGGCAAAGGCCATTTTACTGGGAGTAAACCATTTAGAAGCGCTTTTCAGACCGCACTAATTGGAGCCATTGCATCTGCTGCTGCTTTTGGTTTAGCCAAGGCAGTCCAAGGATAG
- the LOC116016733 gene encoding serine/arginine-rich splicing factor SR34A-like: MRMELVEHCSTQGLLSWFAQMSGRFSRTIYVGNLPLDIREWEIEDLFYKYGRIQDIELKIPPRPPGYCFVEFENSRDAEDAIRGRDGYNFDGCRLRVELAHGGRGPSSSVDRRGGYGGRSSSRYGISKHSEYRVIVTGLPSSASWQDLKDHMRKAGDVCFAEVSTDREGTFGLVDYTNYDDMKYAIRKLDDSVFKNPWTSTYIRVREYKSSPSRSHSRSRSRSRSPRRSRSKSAGRSVSRSPPPRSRSASPVKSSRPLSKSRSRSRSKSRSKSASPRRARSNSG, encoded by the exons AATGAGTGGCCGTTTCTCTCGGACAATCTATGTGGGAAACCTTCCCCTAGACATCAGAGAATGGGAAATTGAAGATTTGTTCTATAAG TACGGACGTATTCAGGATATTGAATTGAAGATTCCACCTCGTCCCCCGGGCTATTGTTTTGTTGAG TTTGAAAATTCTAGAGATGCAGAAGATGCCATTAGGGGTAGAGATGGCTACAACTTTGATGGTTGTCGACTGAGG GTTGAGCTTGCTCATGGTGGTAGAGGGCCATCATCTTCAGTTGATCGGCGTGGTGGCTATGGGGGCAGGAGTTCATCACGTTATGGGATTTCTAAGCATTCTGAATATCGAG TTATTGTTACTGGCCTTCCTTCTTCGGCTTCTTGGCAAGATTTGAAA GATCACATGCGCAAAGCTGGTGATGTTTGCTTTGCTGAGGTTTCCACTGATAGGGAAG GAACATTTGGCTTGGTTGATTATACAAATTATGATGATATGAAATATGCT ATTAGGAAACTTGATGATAGCGTGTTCAAAAATCCTTGGACTAGCACTTATATCCGG GTAAGAGAGTACAAGAGCAGTCCATCCAGAAGCCACAGCAGAAGCAGGAGCAGAAGCAGAAGTCCTAGGAGGAGCAGGAG CAAATCAGCAGGTAGGTCTGTTTCCAGATCACCACCGCCACGGTCTAGATCTGCATCACCTGTCAAGTCATCTAG ACCTCTGTCAAAGTCAAGGTCCAGATCGAGGTCAAAATCAAGATCAAAGTCAGCATCCCCGCGCCGG GCACGATCAAACAGCGGTTAA